A genomic window from Cryomorphaceae bacterium includes:
- a CDS encoding PIG-L family deacetylase produces the protein MPWAQLPESLYFRPSSKIVSMIRVLLLLILFLPALAHAQYGRQWSSGEILHEMHKLGKLGRVLYLAAHPDDENTRLIAHLANHERVDVAYLSLTRGDGGQNLIGPEIGLELGLIRSQELLAARRTDGGQQFFTRAYDFGYSKSADESFEKWGKEEVLSDVVWVIRRYRPDIIINRFSHDDPRGHGHHTASAMLSFEAFDLAGDSEAFPEQLQYVEPWQPKQLFHNVSTWWDKSLPERAAQDPTIISFEVGEYEPLLGRSMGEIASISRSQHSSQGFGSLLQRGSNTEYLQWLKGLPVKEQLFDDEDVAWSRVEGGAAIGAQIQGLIADFNAHNPAASVPALIEVARAIEVLPSSHFRDARLELVHELILQCTGLWCEATTGYYKVLAGDAIKVDVTALNRSDVDVKFMGVHLNGSDTALSYGLLRDRTHLVPMTLNIAADHPATEQYWLVEDKLPGMFVVDDPMLRGNAESDWPFSATLRFEMMGYRLEHRIPVIHKWADRAKGEQMRLLKVVPPLTVNPSEPVVVAPNRDVARIKVRLRAHADGQTGVLRPEVPAGWTCEPASANFELQRKNEETVLSFDLRPGTNAKTGTVKLVAETNEGSYSQSEKEINYDHIPVQTLLYPSEVLAVNFELETTGKRIGYIEGSGDDVPKALRAMGFEVNLIAPEDLGGTDLSVYDAIITGIRAYNVHNALEGVNHHLHEYVRQGGNLVVQYCVSFGLVTEDIGPYRFRISRDRVTDEEAQATILAKKHPLLNHPNKIVNEDFDNWVQERGLYFSDDWDEAFTPLIAWKDPGEKEPLKGGLIAARHGEGMFIYTGIAFFRQLPAGVPGAYRLLANLVAGGKSARNER, from the coding sequence ATGCCATGGGCTCAATTGCCCGAAAGCCTGTATTTTCGCCCTTCGTCTAAAATCGTATCCATGATCAGAGTTCTTCTGTTGCTCATTCTTTTTTTACCTGCGCTCGCTCATGCGCAATACGGCCGGCAGTGGTCGTCCGGCGAAATTCTGCACGAGATGCACAAGCTGGGCAAATTGGGAAGGGTTCTTTACCTGGCCGCGCACCCTGATGACGAGAATACGCGCCTGATTGCGCACCTTGCTAACCATGAGCGTGTTGACGTGGCCTACCTGAGCCTCACTCGGGGCGACGGTGGCCAGAACCTGATTGGTCCCGAAATCGGCCTCGAACTGGGTCTCATCCGCAGCCAGGAACTGCTTGCCGCCCGTCGCACCGATGGTGGACAGCAATTTTTTACCCGCGCCTACGATTTCGGGTACTCCAAAAGTGCGGATGAATCTTTTGAGAAATGGGGAAAGGAAGAGGTGCTGAGCGATGTGGTTTGGGTGATTCGTCGGTACCGCCCGGATATCATCATCAATCGCTTTTCGCACGACGACCCCCGCGGCCATGGGCATCACACCGCCAGCGCCATGCTGAGCTTTGAAGCCTTTGACCTGGCCGGAGACTCCGAAGCCTTCCCCGAACAACTCCAATACGTGGAGCCGTGGCAACCCAAACAACTTTTTCACAACGTGAGTACCTGGTGGGACAAAAGCCTGCCCGAACGCGCCGCGCAAGACCCAACGATCATCTCTTTTGAAGTAGGTGAATACGAGCCTCTGCTGGGGCGGTCCATGGGCGAAATTGCCTCCATCAGTCGCAGTCAGCACAGCAGCCAGGGGTTCGGCTCGCTGCTTCAACGGGGCTCCAATACCGAGTATTTGCAGTGGCTCAAAGGTCTGCCTGTTAAAGAGCAGCTCTTTGACGACGAGGATGTGGCGTGGTCGCGTGTGGAGGGAGGCGCAGCGATCGGTGCCCAGATTCAAGGCCTTATTGCTGATTTCAATGCCCACAACCCGGCTGCTTCCGTGCCCGCATTAATTGAAGTTGCCCGTGCAATTGAAGTCCTGCCATCCTCGCATTTTCGCGATGCGCGTCTGGAGCTAGTGCACGAGCTGATTCTCCAATGTACAGGCCTCTGGTGCGAAGCCACCACCGGGTACTACAAAGTGCTGGCGGGCGATGCCATCAAGGTAGATGTTACCGCACTCAACCGAAGCGACGTCGATGTGAAATTCATGGGTGTGCACCTTAACGGAAGCGATACTGCGCTTTCGTACGGCCTCTTGCGCGACCGAACCCACCTGGTTCCCATGACCCTGAACATTGCCGCCGACCACCCTGCCACAGAGCAATACTGGTTGGTGGAGGACAAATTACCGGGCATGTTTGTGGTAGATGACCCCATGCTGCGCGGCAATGCAGAGAGCGACTGGCCCTTTTCGGCTACCTTGCGCTTCGAAATGATGGGGTACCGTCTGGAGCATCGTATTCCGGTGATACACAAATGGGCCGACCGCGCTAAGGGTGAGCAAATGCGTCTGCTCAAGGTAGTGCCTCCGCTCACGGTGAACCCCTCGGAGCCGGTAGTGGTGGCACCCAACCGCGATGTTGCCCGTATCAAGGTTCGCCTGCGGGCACACGCCGACGGGCAGACGGGAGTGCTAAGGCCCGAAGTTCCGGCTGGCTGGACCTGTGAACCGGCTTCGGCAAACTTTGAACTTCAACGAAAAAATGAGGAAACGGTGCTCAGCTTCGATCTTCGTCCGGGAACGAATGCAAAAACCGGCACGGTAAAACTCGTCGCTGAAACCAACGAAGGCTCATACTCCCAGAGTGAAAAAGAAATCAACTACGATCATATTCCAGTGCAAACCTTGCTCTATCCCAGCGAGGTGCTGGCCGTGAACTTTGAGCTCGAAACCACCGGAAAGCGCATCGGTTACATAGAGGGCTCGGGCGATGATGTGCCGAAGGCGTTGCGAGCCATGGGCTTTGAAGTTAATCTCATTGCACCCGAAGACCTGGGCGGTACTGATCTTTCGGTGTATGACGCCATCATCACGGGCATACGGGCCTACAACGTGCACAATGCGCTGGAAGGCGTGAATCACCACCTGCACGAGTATGTGCGGCAGGGCGGAAACCTCGTGGTGCAGTATTGTGTGAGTTTTGGTCTGGTAACCGAAGACATCGGGCCATATCGATTCAGGATTTCCCGCGACCGCGTGACCGATGAGGAAGCACAGGCCACCATCCTTGCCAAAAAGCATCCGCTGCTCAATCACCCCAATAAAATTGTGAATGAGGACTTTGACAACTGGGTGCAGGAGCGCGGGCTGTATTTTTCCGACGATTGGGACGAAGCCTTTACCCCGCTCATAGCCTGGAAAGATCCCGGAGAAAAGGAGCCCCTCAAAGGAGGCCTGATCGCAGCCCGCCATGGCGAAGGAATGTTCATCTACACCGGTATCGCTTTTTTCCGGCAACTGCCCGCCGGTGTGCCGGGAGCGTATCGCTTGCTGGCCAACCTGGTAGCAGGAGGAAAATCCGCGCGCAATGAACGATGA
- a CDS encoding DUF547 domain-containing protein, with translation MKERRMVVEWPELPGKVLLVMLWMVASSCQSQPEFRSEPITHEAFTGFLRQYVDGDGMVNYRAMQKDSTSLNKYLATLESHHPHTGKWSKAEQLAYWINAYNAFTLQLVLRHYPVESIKDLGGWIYRVNTTWDIRFIEIEGQRYHLNDIEHNIIRKQFDEPRIHFALVCAARSCPRLRNEAYEAHRLEEQLEDQTRHFFNSWRNELKEEALKLSKLLKWYSGDFKNHGGVRVFVERYGAVSVSPDARIEYLEYDWKLNEQ, from the coding sequence ATGAAAGAAAGGAGGATGGTTGTTGAATGGCCGGAATTGCCGGGAAAAGTGCTGCTTGTAATGCTTTGGATGGTGGCCAGCTCCTGCCAGTCACAACCTGAATTCAGGAGCGAACCCATTACCCACGAAGCCTTTACCGGATTTCTCAGGCAATATGTGGACGGCGACGGCATGGTGAACTACCGCGCCATGCAAAAAGACAGCACCTCTTTGAATAAGTATCTTGCCACGCTCGAATCCCATCACCCCCACACCGGCAAATGGAGTAAAGCAGAGCAGCTGGCCTACTGGATAAACGCCTACAACGCTTTTACGCTTCAACTTGTATTGCGCCATTACCCGGTGGAAAGCATCAAAGACCTGGGCGGATGGATTTACCGCGTAAATACCACATGGGATATTCGCTTCATTGAAATTGAGGGACAGCGCTATCACCTCAACGACATTGAGCACAATATCATTCGCAAACAGTTTGATGAGCCACGCATTCACTTTGCCCTGGTTTGCGCTGCCCGCAGTTGTCCCAGGTTGCGCAACGAAGCCTACGAGGCTCACCGACTGGAGGAGCAGCTGGAGGATCAGACCCGTCATTTTTTTAACAGTTGGCGCAACGAACTCAAAGAAGAGGCTTTGAAACTTTCAAAACTGCTGAAGTGGTACAGCGGTGATTTCAAAAACCACGGAGGGGTGCGTGTGTTCGTGGAGCGTTACGGTGCGGTTTCGGTTTCTCCCGACGCGCGTATAGAGTATCTGGAATATGACTGGAAATTGAATGAGCAGTAA
- a CDS encoding DedA family protein translates to METEWIEYGYLGLFVASFLAATILPFSSEVILALMLAGPFSAAGVLVSATMGNWLGGLSSYGLGYLAKWHWIERYLRMKRAQIESWHQRIERYGSGLAFLCWLPVVGDPLAVALGVFRVSWQKVFFWMLLGKFLRYLLIVLGAQAFFL, encoded by the coding sequence ATGGAAACCGAATGGATAGAATACGGTTATTTAGGGCTTTTCGTTGCCAGTTTTCTGGCAGCTACCATCCTGCCGTTTAGCTCCGAAGTAATTCTTGCCCTGATGCTTGCGGGTCCGTTTTCGGCAGCAGGCGTGCTGGTGAGTGCTACCATGGGAAACTGGCTGGGAGGCCTAAGCAGTTACGGCCTCGGCTACCTCGCTAAATGGCATTGGATAGAGCGCTACCTGCGCATGAAACGCGCGCAGATTGAAAGCTGGCACCAGCGCATTGAGCGCTATGGCTCCGGACTGGCGTTTTTGTGCTGGCTTCCCGTGGTGGGCGATCCCCTTGCCGTGGCCCTGGGCGTGTTCAGGGTTTCATGGCAAAAAGTGTTTTTCTGGATGCTGCTCGGAAAATTTTTACGCTACCTGCTTATCGTATTAGGAGCGCAGGCTTTTTTCCTTTAG